CGGTGCCGGTCGCGAAACATTCCCTCGAACCCGATCTTCGCCGGCGGGCCGGCGACGTCACCGAGCGGTCCGAGCGGTAGCCGGTAGGCGACCGTGTCGACGAGGAGGGTCTCGTCGCCGTCGGCGTAGAAGGCGTGCGTGTGTTCCCAGCGTCGGAACGGGCCGCCCTCCATCTCGTCGACGAACCGGGCGGAGCGCTCGGGAGCGGTCGTTCCCTCGGGCTCGCGCTCGGTGATCCGCGAGGTCCACCGCTGTCGCGGCCCGACCCCGAACGGCCTGATCGACATCTCGATCGTCGACCCGGCGACGAGGACCTCGGGGTCTGACTCCCCGTCCGGCCCCTCGACGCCGCCGATCCGGAGGCGCATCCAGTCGGGGGTGAGTTCTCGCAGTCCGTCGACCGTGGAGTGAAACTCCCACACGTCTTCGATCGGGGCCGGCACCCGAGTCGTCCGCCTGTACGTCGGCATACCCGCGGTACGGGTCGGGCGGACAAAAAGCCGTCCTCGGCGGCGGTCCGGGACCGAAACCTCGATGTCTACGGGGCTCCTGTCCGAACACGATGGAACGCGGGGCGATCGACGTCGACGACCTGGCCGGACCGTTCGACCTTCAGGCGACGCTCGAAAGCGGACAGAGCTACCTCTGGAACCGCGCGGACGGCGACACCTACGACGAACTCCACGCGCACGGCGGCGACGCGTGGTACGAGACCGTCGTCGACCCGATCCCCGGCGTGACCGACGAGCGCGTCGCGGTCCGGGTCCGACAGGAGGGGGGCGTCCACGACGGGACGCTCCGCTGGGAGGCGTCGACCGACGCCGAGCCGCTGTTGACCCACCTGCTCCGGCTCGACGACGACCTCGACGCGATCGTGGACGCCACGCCGGACCTCCCGCTCTTGGAGCGCGCGTACGACGCCTACGAGGGACTGCGGTTGACCCGCGACCCGGTGTTCCCCTGCCTGATATCGTTCATCTGCTCGGCGCAGATGCGCGTCGCCCGCATCCACGGGATGCAGCGTCGACTCCGGGAGACGTACGGCGACGCGGTCGCGCTCGGCGACGAGACGTACCGCGCCTTCCCGACGCCGGAGCAGTTGGCCGCGCGCACGGAGGGCGAACTCCGCGACCTCTCTCTGGGCTATCGCGCGCCGTACGTTCAGCGCACGGCCGAGATGGTCGCGAGCGGCGAGGCGGACCCCCGCGAGGCGGCCGACCTGCCGTACGAGGACGCCCGCGAGTCGCTCACGCGGTTCGTCGGCGTCGGGGAGAAGGTCGCCGACTGCGTGCTGCTGTTCTCGCTCGGCTTCCTCGAGGCGGTGCCGCTCGACACCTGGATCCGCACCACCATCGAGGAGTACTACCCCGACTGCGACCGCGGGAGCTACGCGGCGACGTCGCGGGCGATCCGCGAGCGGTTCGGCGGGGAGTTCGCCGGATACGCGCAGACGTACGTGTTCTACTACCTCCGCGCCGGCGGCGAGTGAGTGAGACGAACGGCGACCCGGCCGAAGTTTGATACTCGCTCGCGTGGTAACTCCGCACGTGATGGACTGTCGAGTCGTCGTCGAGGCCGCGGTCCCGGTGTACGACGTGGAGACCGTCGACGAGGCGGTCCGGATCGCCATCTCGAAGACCGGCGAGATGCTCAACCCGGACCTCAACTACGTCGAGATCGACGCCGGGACGCGGACGTCGCCCGGCGGCGAACAGCTCGATCCGGCGTTCGTCGCGGCGGACGAGGCGCTCGTCGCTCTGGAACTTCAGATGGACGTGTTCAACGTCGACCGCGACGAACACGCTAGCCGCGTGGCGCGCAAGGAGATCGGAAAGCGTCTCCAGAACATCCCGCTGAAGGTGCTGTCGGTCACCGAAATCGACCCCGAGGAGAGCGACCGCGCCGAGGAGACGCCGGTGACCGACGACGAGGGAAGCGCCGGCGACTGACGACGAGGGAAGCGCCGGCGACTGAACGTACCGACGGTCGGACGACGGTCGCTCCGCTGGGCGGTGAACGGGACGGTCGGCGAGGAGCAGTACGCGGAAGGTCTCAGTCGGCCGTCGGGGCCAGGGGCTCCGACTCGGACGACTCCATCGGCTCGGTGATTCCTTCGGTCAGCTTGAAAACGGCCGCTTTGTGGTCGGTCTTCGACTTGTGAATCGATGTCGGCTTGACGCCCAGTTCCTCGTACGCTTCGAGGTCGACGTCGTCGTCCCAGAACTCGCACTGTTTTCGTACCTCCGCGAGGAGACCGTGAAGATGGATGAGTTCCTGCTTCTTCATGAGTACCAGTTCTTTGCTACTGGAGGTATATATTATTATCTTGAGCCACGTTACCATGGTCTTTGCGTATTTCGCGAGTAGCGGGGCGGAGAAGTGGGTTCTCGGAGATCGTTCAGGATCGTTTCGCGTACATCCGCGGCTCCGCCGCGAACGTCGCCCGCGAACGAGGGCCGCTCGCCGGCCCCGACACGCGCAGAACTATCGAAGGAGAGTCGCCGCATTGAGCTCGCCGGGTCGAACTCTCCGGAGTCGACTGCCGAGTCCGTCGAGACGCGGGACCACCCGGTCGGTTACTGGAACTGCCTGACGGCCTCGAGGTCGCGCTCCGTCCGCATGAACTCGGTCAGCCGTCGCGTCGCGTGACACGCCGAACAGCTGAAGTTGGATCGGAGGTCCTGAAGGTCGGCCGGATTGTCCTGCCACTCCTTGCCACACTCCGGACAGACGAGTCTGACGAACGCGTCGACCATGTCACCGCTTACACCGGGCCGCGTTAAAAACGTGGGTGGCGGATCCGAGGGTAGCGAATCCGGAGGGCCGCGTCAGGCTGCCACGTCGCCGCTCGCCTCGAGCAGTTCCTTGTACCGGTTCCGGATGGTGACCTCGCTGACGTCCGCCACGTCGGAGACCTGGCTCTGGGTCACCTTCTCGTTCGAGAGCAGCGCGGCGGCGTACACCGCGGCGGCGGCGAGACCGACCGGCGACTTGCCGCTCGTGATCCCCGCGCTCGCGGCGTCGGCGAGCAGTTCGCGGGCCCGCCGCTCGGTCTCGTCCGAGAGGTCGAGCCGCGAGACGAATCGCGGGACGTAGCTCGTCGGGTCCGCGGGCTGGACGCGGAGCCCCAGTTCGCGGACGACGTAGCGGTACGTCCGCGTGAGTTCCATCTTCTCCACCCGAGAGACGGCGGTGAACTCGTCGAGGCTTCGCGGGTTCCCCACCTGCCTCGCGGCGGCGTACAGCGCCGCGGTCGCGACCCCCTCGATGGAGCGGCCGGGCAGGAGGTTCTCGCTCAGCGCGCGGCGGTAGATGACGCTCGCGGTCTCGCGGACGTTGTCGGGGAGGCCGAGGGCGCTGGCCATGCGGTCGATCTCGCCGAGCGCTTGCTTGAGGTTGCGCTCCTTGGAGTCGCGGGTGCGGAACCGCTCGTTCCACGTCCGCAGCCGCTGCATCCGCCGTCGCTGTCGCCCGGACAGCGACTTGCCGTAGGCGTCTTTGTCCTGCCAGCCGATGTTCGTCGAGAGCCCCTTGTCGTGCATCATGTTCGTCGTCGGGGCCCCGACGCGCGACTTGCTGTCCCGCTCGCCGGAGTTGAACGCGCGCCACTCCGGCCCGCGGTCGACCGAGTCCTCCTCGACGACGAGCCCGCAGTCGCTACAGACGGTCTCGCCGTGTTCCGTGTCGCTCGCGAGCCGTCCGCCGCACTCGGGGCAGGTCGTCGTCCGCTCGCTCTCCCGTTCGCTCGTCGTCTCCGCGGCGCTCTCGGACCCCTCGGCCGTCGACTCCATCGATCGGACGCGCGTGCGTTCCCCGCCCTCGGTCCCGTCGCTCGGGTCCGTCGGTCGTTCCCGCTCCGTACCGCCGCCGCTGTAGGTATCTGTCTCTGTCATGGGTTGGTCCGACGATCCCCCGACGAAAATACAGCGAGGTCCGCGAATCGCCAGCTGTTAACGCATAGTTAGTCGCAAAAGTATATAAATCTGCCGGTGCGCAAGGACCCGAACTCCGACGGAAAGCCCCTTAAAGGCGGTCTGAGCCGGTATTCAGCGCACCAGGGACTCCACGCGAGGACCGAACCCCGCCGGTTCGGAAACGCGGCGACGTATATACTTCACCCTCGAAGCGGTCGCGTTGCGGCCGACTTCGCGCTCGCGTGCGCGGTCGGGTCACGAAACGACATCCGGTCCGGCCCCGGCGTCCGGGGTTCGCCGATCGGCCTCCGGCGTCCGAGATCTGCCGGCCCGCCTCGGGCGTCCGGGATCTGCCGGCCCGCCACGGGCGTCCGGGATCCGTCGATCCCGCTCACGGCGTGCGGGTCACCGGCTCCGGCTCACCGGGAACGCGACGCGGTCGGGGTTGTCGTTGAACCGCTCTAGGATCCGCTCGTACAACCGATTTTTCACGCGCTGACCGCGCCGCGGATGGGTCAGGTACCGGACCCGGAGCTCGACCCACGACTCCTCCTGACGGACGTTGACCGTCGGCCCGTCGTGGACCTCCAGTTCGACCGGCGTCTCCGCGAGCGCCTCGCGGTACGCGGCGATCCCGTCGGCCATGTCCCGGCCGAGCAGGTCCGTCGTCTCCTCGATCATCACCTCGCGCGCGAACTCCAGGTCCGTCTCGTAGGCGACCTGGATCGGCACCTCGTTCCAGACGTACGGCGACCCGCCGCCGCCGAAGTTGACGACGTTCGACGAGAGGACGACGCTGTTCGGCACGGTCACCACCCGCCCGGAGGGCTGGTTCGTCGTCACCAGCTCCCCGTTTATCTCCCACAGCGTCGTCACGAGGAAGTCGACGCCGATCACGTCGCCCTTCGCGTCGTCGATCCGGACGCGGTCGCCGACGCCGAACGGCTGTTTGACCGCGATGTACACCCACGCTATCAGCGACAGGAGCGGCTGCTGGAGCGCGAAGGTGATCGCGAAGCCGATCACGCCGAGCGAGAAGAGGAGTCCGAGCCAGTTCTCCGTCGCCACCGCGAGCGTCGCCACCGTCCCGACGATCCCGAACGCCAATCGGAACAGATTCCGGACGTTGTGCGCCCGGCGCTTGCTCGCCGACCGCGTCAGCACCCGGACCGCGAGCAGGTAGCTCCCGTACACCACGCCCGCGACGGCGACGACGAGCAGCGACCGGCCCGCGACGACCGCCGCGGGATACCCGCCGATCGGCGGCCAGTCGGCGAGCGCGCCGGTCGTGCCGGCGACGGTCCCGGCGATCCCCGCCAGCAGCCCGACCGCGAGCGACGCGAGTCCGAGAGGTCGTCTCACGCTCGTCGCTCGCGGCCGACCGGCAAAACGGTTGTGCCGGCGCGGACGCGGCGGCCGTCAGAGCCGACGACGATCACCGCTCGCCGACCGCGGCGCGCCCCATCGCCCCCGCGAGCACCTCGGTCGCGGCGGCGCAGTCGTCCCAGTCGGTCCACTCGCGGGGGTTGTGCGAGATCCCGTCGCGCGAGGGGGCGAAAAGCAACGACGCGTCGGTGACGCGCGCGACCCGCATCGCGTCGTGGGCCGCCCCTGAGTGGAGGTCGATCGCCTCGCGGTCGGCGGCGACGGCCGCCCCGTGGGCCGCCTCGCGCAGCCGGTCGCTCATCGGCGTCGGTGCCACGTCGAAGGGGCGCTCGAACTCCGTCTCGACCCCCCGCTCGCGTTCCAGCCGAGCGAGGGAGCCGCGCGCGGCGTCGACGACGGTCTCCATCGACTCGGTCTCCACGTCGCGGACGTCCACGCCGGCCGCGACGCGCCCGGGGACGACGTTCGTCGCGTTCGGCTCGACCGATAGCGACCCGACGGTCCCGACCGCCGACGGCGACGCGGTCTCGACGACCTCCTTGGCGGCCGCCTCCACGTCCAAGACGAACTCGCTCGCGGCCGCGAGCGCGTCGGTGCGCTCGCCCATCGCGGTCGCGCCCGCGTGGTTCGCCTCCCCCTCGATCGTCGCCTCGCAGTGCGTGATCCCGGTGATCGTCGTCACGACGCCGACGGCCGCGCCCGCCTCCTCCAGCGTCGTGTCCTGCTCGACGTGGAGCTCGTAGAAGGCGTCCCACGACGCGGGGTCGAGCGTCGTCGCCGCGCCGTCCGCGTCGGTCGGGGTGGCGGCGTCGACCGCGTCTCCCCCGCGGTAGCCGATCCGATCGAGCGCCTCGGCGAGCGACTCTCCGTCGTCGTTCCTCAGCGCGAGCGCCTCGTCGAGGGGCGTCTCGCCCGTCGCGACCGACGAGCCGAGCAGGCCGTTCCCGAAGGTGCCGCCCTCCTCCTCGGTGAAGCTGACGACGCCGACCGGTCGCTCCGGCTCGACCCCGGCGTCGCGCATCGCGCGCACCGCCTCCAGCGCGGCGTACACGCCGAGCGGCCCGTCGAATATCCCGCCCTCGGGGACGCTGTCGAGGTGACTCCCCGAGACGACCGGGGCCGCGTCCGGGTCGGCGCTCTCGGGCGTCCACGTCCCGAGGACGTTCCCGACCGCGTCGACCGTCACGTCGAGGTCGGCGTCGCGGAGGCGCTCGACCAGCCGGCCTCTGGCCGCCCGGTTCGACTCCGTTCCCGTCCGATTCGTCCGCGCGTGCGCCTCCGGGTCCTCCGTCTCGACCCGACCGAACGCCGCGTTCGCCTCGATGTCCGCGCGGAGCCGGTCCGCGTCGACTGGGAGATCCATACCGGAAGCGGGTCCCGCGGGATCAAAACGGTTCGGTCTGCGGCGGCCCAGACCGCTCGCGTCGAAGCGGTCACTCCCCGCGCCGCGCGACCCAGTATGCGGCCGACCCCAGCCCGAGCCCGGCCCCGAACGACCGGGCCGACGGCGGCTCGTCGACGGAGCGGCCGACCGCGACGCCGAGCGCCGCCCACGCCATCGCCACGCCCAGGCTCCGCCCCGGTCCGCTCCGGAACCGCCGACAGCCTGCGGTCGCCCGCGCGTGTCGGTAGCAGTAGCCGGCCGCGAACCCGACCGCGAGGGGGCCGGCGCGCACCTCGCCGTCGACGAGCCGCGACAGCCCGATCAGGCCGATCCCGCCGAGACACTCGATCCCGACACCGACCGCGCGCACCGCGCTGGCCATGTAAATCGTTTCCATTACACACGGATATCTATTTCGCCGACCGGCCCCGCGACTAATCCCGAAAACACTTGTCGGCGGCCGTTGTGATGTCGACCGTCATGTCCCCGTTACTCCTCCAAGGCGCGGCGGCCGCCGGTATCGCCTTCCTGATCGGACTCCTCTTTTTCGTCGTCCACCTCGCGATGATCGTGTGGACGTACTCGGACGCGCAGTCGCGTAGCGACCACCCGCCGATCCTCTGGGCGCTCATCGTGTTCTTCGCGCCGATCCTCGGTATCCTGCTGTACTTCATCATCGGCCGGAACTCCTACTGAGGAGTCTCGGCCCGTCGGACGCTCACACTCCCTTGAGCGCGTTCGTCGCTCCGACCGTCTCAGCGACGACCCACGCGACGAACAGGCCGTAGGCCGCGAGCAGCGCGTACGACTCGCGGCGTTCCAGCGCCAGCCCCGTCCGCAGCGTCACGAACAGCAGAACCGTCGCGACGGTCAGGACGCCGAGCATCGGCACCGCCGTCGAGAAGTTGACGGCGACCTCGCCGACGATCAGCACCCCGAGCGGGATCGCGACGAGCAGGTCGAAGGTGTTCGAGCCGAGGACGTTCCCGAGGCTCGTCGCGCCGCGGTCCTTGCGCGCGGTCCGGACGCTCACGAGCGTGTCCGGGAGGCTCGTCGCGGCCGCGACGATCGTGACGCCGGCGAGGAACTCGGGGATCCCGAAGGCGACGCCGAGCGACTCGACCGACGCGACGAGCCGCTCCACCGTGACGACGATGAGCCCGAGCCCGGCCGCCAGCTTCCCCCACTCCCGGCCGACGTTCACCCCGTCCCTGACCCGGTCCGTCTCCGCGTCGTCGACGTCCTGATACTGGATGAACAGGTACAGCGCGTACAGTGCGAGCGGGATGACGGCGAGCGACCGGGGCATCGTCCCGACGATCGGGTCCGACGAGACCGGGAAGTAGATGACCGCCAGCGCGAACGTCACGACCAGCGCCGAGACCGCGAGCATGTAGAACTGCGCCTCCTTGTACACGATCGTCCGGTTCGCCTCCAGCTCGTCCTCGCCCCCGATGCCCGCGGCCGCCGGGATCACGAGGACGTTGAAAATCGCCGAGCCGACGAGCGCGCCCACGCCCATGTCGAAGACCCCGGTGAGTGCGGTGACGAGCACGCTCACCAGCTCCGGGAAGCTCGACCCGACCGCGA
This genomic stretch from Halorubrum hochsteinianum harbors:
- a CDS encoding sodium:calcium antiporter, which translates into the protein MTGPLPDAPVVHALVIAAATGLIWLGSGWLEEAAETLSGYYGLPAVVQGSLVVAVGSSFPELVSVLVTALTGVFDMGVGALVGSAIFNVLVIPAAAGIGGEDELEANRTIVYKEAQFYMLAVSALVVTFALAVIYFPVSSDPIVGTMPRSLAVIPLALYALYLFIQYQDVDDAETDRVRDGVNVGREWGKLAAGLGLIVVTVERLVASVESLGVAFGIPEFLAGVTIVAAATSLPDTLVSVRTARKDRGATSLGNVLGSNTFDLLVAIPLGVLIVGEVAVNFSTAVPMLGVLTVATVLLFVTLRTGLALERRESYALLAAYGLFVAWVVAETVGATNALKGV
- a CDS encoding DNA-3-methyladenine glycosylase family protein; translated protein: MERGAIDVDDLAGPFDLQATLESGQSYLWNRADGDTYDELHAHGGDAWYETVVDPIPGVTDERVAVRVRQEGGVHDGTLRWEASTDAEPLLTHLLRLDDDLDAIVDATPDLPLLERAYDAYEGLRLTRDPVFPCLISFICSAQMRVARIHGMQRRLRETYGDAVALGDETYRAFPTPEQLAARTEGELRDLSLGYRAPYVQRTAEMVASGEADPREAADLPYEDARESLTRFVGVGEKVADCVLLFSLGFLEAVPLDTWIRTTIEEYYPDCDRGSYAATSRAIRERFGGEFAGYAQTYVFYYLRAGGE
- a CDS encoding transcription initiation factor IIB, which gives rise to MTETDTYSGGGTERERPTDPSDGTEGGERTRVRSMESTAEGSESAAETTSERESERTTTCPECGGRLASDTEHGETVCSDCGLVVEEDSVDRGPEWRAFNSGERDSKSRVGAPTTNMMHDKGLSTNIGWQDKDAYGKSLSGRQRRRMQRLRTWNERFRTRDSKERNLKQALGEIDRMASALGLPDNVRETASVIYRRALSENLLPGRSIEGVATAALYAAARQVGNPRSLDEFTAVSRVEKMELTRTYRYVVRELGLRVQPADPTSYVPRFVSRLDLSDETERRARELLADAASAGITSGKSPVGLAAAAVYAAALLSNEKVTQSQVSDVADVSEVTIRNRYKELLEASGDVAA
- a CDS encoding SRPBCC family protein, whose product is MPTYRRTTRVPAPIEDVWEFHSTVDGLRELTPDWMRLRIGGVEGPDGESDPEVLVAGSTIEMSIRPFGVGPRQRWTSRITEREPEGTTAPERSARFVDEMEGGPFRRWEHTHAFYADGDETLLVDTVAYRLPLGPLGDVAGPPAKIGFEGMFRDRHRRTVDRFSEN
- a CDS encoding mechanosensitive ion channel family protein, which codes for MRRPLGLASLAVGLLAGIAGTVAGTTGALADWPPIGGYPAAVVAGRSLLVVAVAGVVYGSYLLAVRVLTRSASKRRAHNVRNLFRLAFGIVGTVATLAVATENWLGLLFSLGVIGFAITFALQQPLLSLIAWVYIAVKQPFGVGDRVRIDDAKGDVIGVDFLVTTLWEINGELVTTNQPSGRVVTVPNSVVLSSNVVNFGGGGSPYVWNEVPIQVAYETDLEFAREVMIEETTDLLGRDMADGIAAYREALAETPVELEVHDGPTVNVRQEESWVELRVRYLTHPRRGQRVKNRLYERILERFNDNPDRVAFPVSRSR
- a CDS encoding Zn-dependent hydrolase; the encoded protein is MDLPVDADRLRADIEANAAFGRVETEDPEAHARTNRTGTESNRAARGRLVERLRDADLDVTVDAVGNVLGTWTPESADPDAAPVVSGSHLDSVPEGGIFDGPLGVYAALEAVRAMRDAGVEPERPVGVVSFTEEEGGTFGNGLLGSSVATGETPLDEALALRNDDGESLAEALDRIGYRGGDAVDAATPTDADGAATTLDPASWDAFYELHVEQDTTLEEAGAAVGVVTTITGITHCEATIEGEANHAGATAMGERTDALAAASEFVLDVEAAAKEVVETASPSAVGTVGSLSVEPNATNVVPGRVAAGVDVRDVETESMETVVDAARGSLARLERERGVETEFERPFDVAPTPMSDRLREAAHGAAVAADREAIDLHSGAAHDAMRVARVTDASLLFAPSRDGISHNPREWTDWDDCAAATEVLAGAMGRAAVGER
- a CDS encoding DUF555 domain-containing protein — protein: MDCRVVVEAAVPVYDVETVDEAVRIAISKTGEMLNPDLNYVEIDAGTRTSPGGEQLDPAFVAADEALVALELQMDVFNVDRDEHASRVARKEIGKRLQNIPLKVLSVTEIDPEESDRAEETPVTDDEGSAGD
- a CDS encoding PLDc N-terminal domain-containing protein, producing MSPLLLQGAAAAGIAFLIGLLFFVVHLAMIVWTYSDAQSRSDHPPILWALIVFFAPILGILLYFIIGRNSY
- a CDS encoding UPF0058 family protein gives rise to the protein MKKQELIHLHGLLAEVRKQCEFWDDDVDLEAYEELGVKPTSIHKSKTDHKAAVFKLTEGITEPMESSESEPLAPTAD